One region of Acanthopagrus latus isolate v.2019 chromosome 24, fAcaLat1.1, whole genome shotgun sequence genomic DNA includes:
- the si:ch211-195b15.8 gene encoding probable dual specificity protein phosphatase DDB_G0281963, whose protein sequence is MVWSRERDSERPPLSVILPQLYLGAESDVTQDRLASLGISYVLSVSRCSPQPSFLPCSRYLRIPIDDSLWDDLLPWIPQALHFIDAAMSSGASVLVHCAAGISRSPALAVAYIMYSLGMDLDHAYRFVKDRRPSISPNFNFLGQLQHFQGTLSKVAPGGDVLIQRLDNHLLSVNDSVNYTDTIQKTNHQADSVTNTSAEAKQAYNENFYHFNKTFQRNSLSDESGNKQVSLSGKLQNINLTLNQNQQQLQIPGVVRAPSPCEPVKPEAKPTLQLPAGSASLLEKRKSLTLSLTPVGICPPSTASISQRTRAATTLQTVCTGEMREGPEAKTKSNTSSCRQLEDTHWEQTPSHNKCSRNEVMEQSLLSPLSFTLNKLLGWGERVLLGGMFVQPVRMGQPAYS, encoded by the exons ATGGTCTGGTCCCGGGAGAGAGATTCGGAACGGCCTCCGCTGTCCGTCATCCTGCCGCAGCTCTACCTCGGAGCGGAGAGCGACGTGACGCAG gaccGCCTGGCCTCTCTGGGTATCTCCTATGTGCTGAGTGTGAGCCGCTGCAGCCCCCAGCCCTCCTTTCTGCCCTGCTCCAGATATCTTCGCATCCCCATTGATGACTCCCTGTGGGACGACCTGCTGCCCTGGATCCCACAGGCTCTGCACTTTATTG atgccGCCATGTCCTCTGGTGCCTCTGTCTTGGTTCACTGTGCAGCAGGAATCTCACGCTCCCCGGCTCTGGCTGTAGCATATATCATGTACAGCCTGGGAATGGACCTGGACCATGCCTACAG GTTTGTGAAGGATCGTCGACCCTCCATTTCCCCTAACTTCAACTTCCTGGGTCAACTGCAGCATTTCCAGGGAACTCTGAGCAAGGTTGCCCCTGGTGGCGACGTCCTCATCCAGCGGCTGGATAATCACCTGCTGTCTGTAAACGACAGTGTTAACTACACTGACACCATTCAGAAGACTAATCATCAGGCTGACAGTGTCACTAACACTTCAGCAGAGGCCAAACAGGCCTACAACGAGAATTTCTACCACTTCAACAAAACCTTTCAGAGAAACTCACTTTCAGATGAAAGTGGGAACAAGCAGGTTTCACTGTCAGGGAAGCTCCAGAACATTAATTTGACTCTCAATCAAAACCAGCAGCAACTACAGATCCCAGGTGTGGTTCGAGCTCCAAGTCCCTGTGAGCCAGTCAAACCAGAAGCAAAGCCTACACTACAGCTCCCAGCAGGCTCTGCTTCTCTGCTTGAGAAACGCAAAAGCCTCACCCTCTCCTTAACCCCTGTGGGAATCTGCCCTCCCTCAACAGCCAGCATCAGCCAGCGAACAAGGGCTGCTACCACTCTCCAAACTGTCTGCACTGGGGAAATGAGAGAAGGGCCAGAGGCCAAGACAAAGAGCAACACTTCCTCCTGCAGGCAGCTTGAAGACACCCATTGGGAACAGACTCCCTCCCACAACAAGTGCAGCAGAAATGAGGTGATGGAGCAGAGTCTGTTGTCGCCGCTCAGCTTCACCCTCAACAAGCTGCTGGGCTGGGGGGAGAGGGTGCTGCTGGGAGGGATGTTTGTCCAGCCTGTGAGGATGGGACAGCCTGCATACAGCTGA
- the rras gene encoding ras-related protein R-Ras, with amino-acid sequence MSGDEERFKLVVVGGGGVGKSALTIQFIQSYFVSDYDPTIEDSYTKICTVDGKETRLDILDTAGQEEFGAMREQYMRSGEGFLLVFALNDRGSYHEVQKFHTQILRVKDRDDFPMVLVGNKADLETQRVISREDAQAFARENRIHYMEASAKNRYNVDEAFLELVQIIRKFQEMESPPLPAHHTGKKKSGGCPCVLL; translated from the exons ATGAGTGGAGACGAAGAAAGATTcaagctggtggtggtgggaggaggaggggtcgGGAAGAGCGCCCTGACCATCCAGTTCATCCAG TCCTACTTTGTGTCAGACTACGACCCCACCATCGAAGACTCCTACACCAAGATCTGTACTGTGGATGGGAAGGAGACCCGGCTGGACA tcttgGATACAGCAGGTCAGGAGGAGTTTGGGGCGATGAGGGAGCAGTACATGCGCTCAGGAGAAGGCTTCTTACTGGTGTTTGCTCTCAACGACCGGGGCAG CTACCACGAGGTCCAGAAATTCCACACCCAGATCCTTAGAGTGAAAGACCGAGATGACTTCCCCATGGTGCTGGTTGGAAACAAGGCTGACCTGGAAACGCAAAGAGTG ATATCCAGAGAGGACGCTCAAGCATTCGCCAGAGAGAACAGGATCCACTACATGGAAGCTTCGGCCAAGAATCGCTACAACGTTGATGAAGCCTTCTTGGAGCTGGTGCAAATTATCAG AAAGTTTCAGGAGATGGAGagtcctcctcttccagctcatcacacaggaaagaaaaagagtggCGGCTGTCCCTGTGTCCTCCTCTAA